A segment of the Stigmatella aurantiaca genome:
TTCACGCGCACCGGCACGCCCTGGAGCGCCGAGGACACATAAGCGATGCCGCCGCCCATGAGCCCGCCGCCGAGCACGCCCACCTTCTTCACCTCGCGCGCCTTCACCTGGGGGTTGGCGGTGCCGTTCTCCTTCTTCAGCGCCGTGGTGGCGAAGAAGAGCTCCACGAGCCGCTGGGAGACGTCCGACACCACCAGCTCGCCGAACAGCCGCGCCTCGGTCTCCAGCCCCGCCTGGCGCCCGGACACCACGCCCACGCGCACGGCCTTCAGCGCCTTCTCCTGCGCGGGGTAGTGGCCGCGCGTCTTCTTCAGGAGCTGCTTGCGCGCCTGGTCGAAGAGGAGCTTGCGGCCCAGGGGGTTGTCCTCGAGCGCCACCTCGGTCCACATCTCCTTGTTGGCCAGCCCCTTGAAGAACCCCGCGAGGCCCTTCTTGGACTGGGCCGCCACCGCCTTGAGCCCCTGGCCGTGGGCGCGCTCCACCTTCAGCGTCCCGGCGGCCAGCTCGCGCGCGCGCCGCAGCGCCAGGGAGCGCAGCAGGGACACCGGCACCACCTCGTCCACCAGGCCCAGCCGCTTCGCCTTCGAGGGCTTCACGTGCTTGCCCGTGAGGATGAGGTCCAACGCCGCCTGCACGCCAATGAGCGCCGGCAGCCGCTGGGTGCCGCCCCCGCCCGGCAACAGGCCGAGCTGCACCTCGGGCAGGCCCAGCACCGTCTTGGGGCTGTCGGTGATGAGGCGGTAGTCACACGCCAGCGCCCACTCCAGCCCCCCGCCCAGGCACGAGCCGTGGATGGCGGCCACCACGGGCTTGGGGAACGCATCGAGCCGGTCAAAGCCCTTCTGGGCGTTCCGGGCGACGGTGGCGGCCTCCTCGGCCGTTTTGATCTTCTGGAGGAAGTCGATCTTCGCCCCCGCCACGAAGTTGTCCTTCTTCCCGGAGATGAAGACCACCGCCTTCACCTCGGGCGCCTGCTCCGCGCGGGTGAGCAGCGCGTCGAAGGCGAGCCCCGTCTCCGGCGAGAGCGTGTTCACCGCCGAGTCCGGCAGGTCGAACGTGAAGACCGCGACGCCGTCGTCGACCTGGTAGGAAAAACCGTGCTTCACCTCGAGCTCTTCCAGTTGGATGGCCATCACGCACGCTCCAGAATCACCGCGGCCCCCAGGCCGCCAGCGGCACAGACGGTGCACAGCACCGTGTTCTTGTTCCGGCGCTTCAGCTCCTGGAGCGCCTGGGTGACGATGCGCGCCCCCGTCGCCCCGAACGGGTGGCCCAGGGCGATGGAGCCGCCGTTCACGTTGACCCGATCCCGGTCCACCTCGCCCACCGGGCCACTCCACCCGGCCTTCTTGGCGAAGGCGGGCGAGGCGAGCGCCTGGATGTTGCTGGCCACCTGGGCCGCGAACGCCTCGTGCATCTCCACGAGATCAATGTCCGAGAGCTTCATGCCCGCGCGCTGGAGCGCCACGGGCACCGCGTAGGCGGGCCCCTGCAGGAGCTGGTCTCCCGGGTCCGTGGCGGCATACGCGTGGGCCCGCAGGTAGCCCAGGGGCTCGTACCCGAGCGCCCGGGCCTTCTCCTCGCTCATGAGCAGCAGGGCGGCGGCGCCGTCCGTGAGCGGCGAGGCATTGCCCGCGGTGATGCTGCCGTACTTGCGGTCGAAGGCCGGCTTGAGCTGGGCGAGCGCCTCCAGGCTGGTGTCGCCCCGGACGATGTTGTCCTTGGCGGCCACGTCCTCGTAGCGGGGCGGGACGACGATGCGCATCACCTCCTGGTCGAAGCGGCCCTCCTGCCAGGCCCGGGCGGCGTTCTGGTGGGAGGCCAGGGCGATGCGGTCCTGCTCCTCGCGCGAGATGCCGTTCTCCTTGGCCATCTTCTCCGCGCTCTCGCCCATCGTCATGCCGGTGGAGTACTCGGCGATGGCGGGTGGCACGGGCAGCAAGTCCCTGCCCTGGAGCTTCTGGAAGGGCTTGAGCTTCTCGGCCAGGCTCTTGGCCTTGGAGGAGGCCACCAGCGCGTGCGCCAGGGGCCTGCTGGTGAAGATGGGCGCGTCCGACATGGACTCGGTGCCGCCAGCGATGATGACGTCCGCCTCCCCCACCGCGATGGCGTTGGCCGCCGTCGTCATGGACTGGATGGAGGTGGCGCACGCGCGCGCCACGGTGAACGCTTCAATCTTGCGCGGCAGCCCCGCGGCGATGACCACCTCGCGCGCGATGGAGGGGGCCGTCAGCGTGGGGATGACCTGGCCGAAGACCACCTGGTTGATTTCATTTGGATCGATGTCCGCCCGCTGCACCAGCTCCTGAACCACCGCCTTGCCCAAGTCCAGCGCGGTCAGTCCGGAGAAGACGCTCCCCGCCTTCACGAACGGGGTCCGCAAGCCGCGGACGATGGCCACCCGTGGGTGGCCGTTTCTCTCACGTGCCATGTGCCTCACCCTCCGACTGCGAGTGAGGTGCTTCTAATGGCCTCTTTCGCGGTGCGTCAACGAAAGATTGACTCGAAAATCAACCCTGTCTTCCTCCGAGCGTTCGTGCGGAAGGGGGACGGGCGGACAGGCGGGCCTACTTGGCGGGCGTGCCCTGGCGAAGCGCGGCGCCATGGCGGTGCACCGCCTCGACGAGGAACTTCGCGGCCTCGGGGTCCGTGGGGGGAAGGATGCCGTGGCCGAGGTTGAAGATGTGCCCCACGGGGCCCGCCCGCTTGAGGATGTCCACCACCCGCTCCTCCAGCTCCTCGCGGGGCAGGAACAGGTGCAGCGGGTCCAGGTTGCCCTGCACCGCCACGTCCTGGCCCAGGACGCGCCGCCCCTCGTCCGCGGGGAGGCGCCAGTCCAGGCCGATGACGTCCGCCCCCGTGCGCTTGAGCAGCGGCAGGTGGGGGGACATGCCCGTGCCGAAGACGATGACGGGCACCCCGGTGGCCTGCAGCTCCTTCACCATGCGCGTGAGATAGGGAAGGCTGAAGCGCTCGAAGTCGTAGGGGGAGAGCTCCCCACCCCACGAGTCGAAGATCTGGACAATCTTCGCCCCCGCCTCCACCTGCATCTTCAGGTACGGGATGAGCGTGTCGGTGAGCTTCTGGAAGAACGTGTGCGCCAGCTTCGGCTGCTCGAAGAGCAGGCGCTTGATGAGGATGTAGCTCTTGGAGCCGCCGCCCTCGACCATGTAGGCGGCCAGGGTGAACGGCGCCCCGGCGAAGCCAATGACGGGCACCGAGTCGTTCAGCGCCTTGCGCGTGCGGCGGATGGCCTCGGCGACGAAGCCCGTGCCCTCGACGGGGTCCGGCACGGCGAGCCGCTCGATGTCCGCGGCGGTGCGCACGGGCTGGGGAAAGTGCGGCCCCTTGTCCCCCAGCTCCAGGGTGATGCCCATCGCCTCCACGGGGATGAGGATGTCCGAGAAGATGATGGCCGCGTCCACGCCCAGGCGGGTGACGGGCTGCACGGTGACCTCGGCGGCGAGGTCCGGGTGCTTGCACAGGTCGAGGAACGCGATGTTGCCGCGAATGGCGCGGTACTCCGGCAGGTAGCGCCCCGCCTGACGCATGAGCCACACCGGCGTGGTGTCGGTGGGCTGCCGGCGAGCGGCCTTCAACAATCTGTCATTCATGCAGGTGCCCTCTGGCGCCACCGGGCGCCCTGCCCCCGGCCATACCGGACTTCGGCCCGGAAGTCCTGCCCCTCGCTCAGGGAACGCCCACAAACGGCCAGGGCCGGAACCGCTGCCTGGAGCGGATCCGGCCCCGGGGGGCGCCCTGTGCCCCAGAGGGGAGCCTTACTTGGCGATCAGCAGGAGCAGGCCCCGGCCGCACAGGCCGTAGGCATACCCTTCCCCGCCGAGCTGCACCTCGGAGCCGGGGGCCACCGCGCTGACGCCACTTGCCTCCGCCCAGGGGCAGGTGTCCGCCACCCGGTACCAGCTCTTCCCGTTGCCAGGCCACGGCAGGTTGAAGTTCACGCTGCCCGACCACCCGTTGTAGGCGACGTAGAGGGCGCTGGCGGAGTCACCGAACTCGGTCCCATCGATGCGGAAGGCGATGGCGTGGTTGCCCCCGCTGTCGAAGTAGCTCGCGTCGGGCACGTAGCCGTCCGGCTTGAACCAGCGGTGCTGCTCCATCACGTTGCCGTTGGTGTCGTTGCCCACGTAGAAGCTCGCGGGCCGCAGCGCCGGGTGCGCCTTGCGGAAGGCGATGAGCCGCTCGGTGAACGTCTTGAACTTCGCCTGGTCCGCGGACAGGGAGTAGTTCAGCCAGTTCTTGTCCGAGTCCAGGTTGTACACGTTGTTGTTGCAGGCCTGGGTGCGCAGGAACTCGTCCCCACCGTTGAACATGGGCACGCCCGCGCTGAGCATCAGGAAGGCCATGCCATTGCGCGCGGCCTTGCGCTGGTCCGCGGCGATGCCGCCCTGGTCCCAGCTGTGGTTGTTGTCCTCGCCGCCATCCGAGGGGCCATAGGGCCAGGGCTGGTTGTTGTTCTTGCTGTTGCAGGTGTAGAGATCGTTCAGCGTGAGGCCATCGTGGGCCACCATGAAGTTGATGGAGTGGTAGGGCTTGCGCGTGTCACCGTTGCCCTCGCCGTACAGGTCCGCCGAGCCGGTGAAGCGGGTGGCGAGCTGTCCCGGGGTGATGGTCTCCACACCCATCTGGTTCTGGTCCTTGCGGAAGGTGTCACGGTAGATGCCGTTCCACTCGGCCCAGCCGTTGGGGAAGTTGCCCACCTGGTACGAGTTGCCCCCGATGGCCCAGGGCTCGGCGATGAAGTCGGTGCCCACCCCACCGGTGCCGGGCCGGGGGCTCAAGTCCCGCAGGATGCGGTTGAGCGCCGTGCCGGTGTGGTCTCGCTGGTAGTTGAACCCGCCGTGCTCCTGGGTGTTGCCGAGCACCGAGGCCAGATCGAACCGGAAGCCGTCCACGCCCAGCGTGTCCTTCCAGTACGCCAGCGAGTGGACGATGAGGTCCTGCGCCTTGGCGTTGAAGGTGTTGTAGTTGCCTCCCACCCCGGTGTTGTCCCAGTTGAACTGCTTGTCGCCGGTCAGGCTGTAGTAGGTGGCGTTGTCGAGCCCGCGGAAGGAGAGGACGTTGTAGGTGCTGGCATCGCCCGCCTTCCAGGCCCCGCCCTCGCCCGTGTGGTTGTAGACCACGTCGACGAAGACCTTGATGCCGTTGTCGTGGAAGGCCTTGACCATCTCCTTGAACTCGCGCGTGGGGCCGCCCGCCGACTTGTCGTAGGCGTAGCGCCGGTCGGGCGCGAAGTAGTTGAGGGTCATGTAGCCCCAGTAGTTGTCCCCCGCCGTGCTCGCCACGTTGTCGTTGGCGTCGTTCTCCGTCTCCTGCAGGGGCAGGAACTCCACGGCGGTGACGCCCAGCGCCGCGAGCGCGGGGGCCTTCAGCGCGGCCCCCTTGTACGTGCCCCGGTAGGCGGCGGTGATGGCCGGATCATTGCGCGTGAGGCCGCGCACGTGGACCTCGTAGATGACATCGTCCTTGAGGGCCCGCGTGGGCCGGGTGCCGATGGACTGGCTGTCCCCCGCGAGCACCACCCCCTTGGGCGCCCGGGGGCCACTGTCGATATGGCGGTAGAGCGGTCCGGAGGCGAACACCGTCCCATCGGTGCTCTGGGCGTTGGACGGATCATGGCTGATCTCCAGCGCGTACGGATCCAACAGGACCTTGTTGGGGTTGAACCGGTTCCCGTTGGCGTCGACGTCCGAGAGGAACCCCGTCGAGGAGCCCTTGGTCCAGGGCGTGCTGTACGGCCAGTTGGGCCCCCAGGCCCGGTAGCCGTAGTACACGGTCCCCGCCCCAAGGGCGGACACGGACACCGTCGTCGACCAGACGCTGGTGGTCGCGTTCTTGGTCATCACGTACTTCGAGTGCTCCGAGGCGCCGTACGCGGTCTTGTAGATGTACAGCTCGATGCGCGTGGCGTTCTTCGAATAGACCTGGAAGGAGATGTTGCTCTTCGTGGAGTCGTAGCGGGCCCCCAGCGTCCAGCTCACGGCGCCCTGCTCCTGCATCCCTAGGGCGGGGGGGGCGTCTTCCGAGGAGGGGGCAGCAGGGTCCAAGGCACCGCAGCCGGCCAAGGCCACGCTCAGGCTGGCGGCCAGCAGGGGCCGCCACGGCCTGGCAAGATTTCTGATGGACGTCATCATGTTGGTTGCAACTCCCGGCGCGGATGCGATGAGCGCTACAGGGGGGCCCGCGCTCGCCCGTACTGCAACCTTCCACCATTGCTTGAGCGGCCGAGTCAACGCGCCCCTATACTGAGGAGGCGATTGACGCAGAGCGGTGGACCGCCAGCGGACATCGAAGGGGTTCCCGGGGGCAGCCGGCAGGAATGATCAGGGCGGCAGAAACGTATGCTTGACACAGGGAGAGGTGGCCGATACAAGGCCGCCCATCGACGCGGCGGTGGCCGAGGGCGGATAGCTCAGCGGTAGAGCGTCGCCCTTACAAGGCGAGGGTCACAGGTTCGATCCCTGTTCCGCCCAAGAGTTGTGGGGAGTTAGTTCAGTTGGTTAGAACGCCGGCCTGTCACGCCGGAGGCCACGGGTTCAAGTCCCGTACTCCTCGCCAATAGAAGGGCCTGGAATCGAGAGGGAAACCTCAAAGATTCCAGGCCCTTCGTCTTTTCAGCCCCTGGGCTTCTCCTTCAGCGCGATCTCCGTCTCCAGGATGTCTCCAGAAATCCGGGAGGCTGCCTCATCCAGCAAGCTGATCGCCGCGTCCTTGGCTGCCGGGCTCAGGTGCATGTAGCGCTGGGTGGTGGAGAGGTTCTCGTGCCCGGCCAGCTCCTGGATTGCCTTGGCAGGCGCCCCTCGCATCGCCAGCCGCGAGCAGAAGGTGTGACGGAGGACGTGGAGCGCCCGTGTCACCGGCAGCCCCGCCCGCTTCTGCGCCTTCGCCATCCAGCGGGAGACGGCCGCCCGGGTCGCCGGTTGGCCGTTGTCCCGGTAGAGAACACGCGGTCCCTTCAGATGCCGATTGGCCGCCAGCAACGCGGCCAGCCGCTTCGTCATGGGCACCCGTCGATCACGCCCGCCCTTGGGCACGGTGACGTGACCCTGCCACTCTGAGTGCCGGATGTGGAGCTGTCCTCGCCGGAGGTCCACGTCCGTCCACTCCAGCGCAAGGATCTCTCCGCTGCGCAGGCCCGCGTCTCCACCGAGCAGCACCATGGCTTGGATGCGCCAGTCCAGCTTGCTGGCCGCCTCGACCAGCCGCTCGTACTCCTCGAAGTCGTAGAACGACATGGTGGGCTTCGGGGCCTTGAGCAGCTTGATGGTCACCGGCAGTTTGTCGAGGACACCCCACTCCACCGCCACCTTCAGCAGCTTGTTGAAGACGGTGAGGACGTTGTTCACCGTCTTCGTGGACAGCTCCTTCAGGTCGGCCTTGAGGCGCTGGATGTCCTCGTGCGTCAGCGTGTCCAGCCGCCGCTGACCGAACCGGGGCACCAGGTAGATCCGCAGCACCGACTCCTTGCTGATGATGGTGCTGGGCTTCTGCCGGTTGGCCCGGGCGTAGCCCTCGATGAACCTGGGGACGAACTCCTCCAACGTCGGAACCGCCCTCTGCTTCACCTCCTCCTTGGCCTGCTTGCCGCGTGCGAGCAGCTCGGACTGCCGCTGTTCGCCCCACGCCTTCGCGCCCGACTTCGAGCTGACCGGAGCCTTCACGCGCTCGCGGTACAGTTCGCCATCGGGCCACTTGAACATGATGTCCACCTCCCACCCGCTCTTACCGCGTTTGATGTACGGCCTGACCTTCACGCTCATCACCGAGCCCTCCTCGGCGACGGCGCACGCCCTTCGAGAATGAACGGCAGAAGCTCGCTCCCCCGGAACCGCAGCGAGCGGCCCAAGCGGAACGCACCTGGAAGCTGGCCGCGCGACACCTTCGCGTACACAGCCTTGGGGCTGCACCCGAGGAGGCGGGCCACCTCCTCGGCGGTGTAGACGGCCTTGTCGAGCGGTGGCTGTCCCTCCGAGGGGCTGCTGCTGGAAGAACCCGCCTGCACCCGCTCGCGGAGCGTTGGATCCCCGTG
Coding sequences within it:
- the fadI gene encoding acetyl-CoA C-acyltransferase FadI, whose translation is MARERNGHPRVAIVRGLRTPFVKAGSVFSGLTALDLGKAVVQELVQRADIDPNEINQVVFGQVIPTLTAPSIAREVVIAAGLPRKIEAFTVARACATSIQSMTTAANAIAVGEADVIIAGGTESMSDAPIFTSRPLAHALVASSKAKSLAEKLKPFQKLQGRDLLPVPPAIAEYSTGMTMGESAEKMAKENGISREEQDRIALASHQNAARAWQEGRFDQEVMRIVVPPRYEDVAAKDNIVRGDTSLEALAQLKPAFDRKYGSITAGNASPLTDGAAALLLMSEEKARALGYEPLGYLRAHAYAATDPGDQLLQGPAYAVPVALQRAGMKLSDIDLVEMHEAFAAQVASNIQALASPAFAKKAGWSGPVGEVDRDRVNVNGGSIALGHPFGATGARIVTQALQELKRRNKNTVLCTVCAAGGLGAAVILERA
- the hemE gene encoding uroporphyrinogen decarboxylase, encoding MNDRLLKAARRQPTDTTPVWLMRQAGRYLPEYRAIRGNIAFLDLCKHPDLAAEVTVQPVTRLGVDAAIIFSDILIPVEAMGITLELGDKGPHFPQPVRTAADIERLAVPDPVEGTGFVAEAIRRTRKALNDSVPVIGFAGAPFTLAAYMVEGGGSKSYILIKRLLFEQPKLAHTFFQKLTDTLIPYLKMQVEAGAKIVQIFDSWGGELSPYDFERFSLPYLTRMVKELQATGVPVIVFGTGMSPHLPLLKRTGADVIGLDWRLPADEGRRVLGQDVAVQGNLDPLHLFLPREELEERVVDILKRAGPVGHIFNLGHGILPPTDPEAAKFLVEAVHRHGAALRQGTPAK
- a CDS encoding tyrosine-type recombinase/integrase, translated to MSVKVRPYIKRGKSGWEVDIMFKWPDGELYRERVKAPVSSKSGAKAWGEQRQSELLARGKQAKEEVKQRAVPTLEEFVPRFIEGYARANRQKPSTIISKESVLRIYLVPRFGQRRLDTLTHEDIQRLKADLKELSTKTVNNVLTVFNKLLKVAVEWGVLDKLPVTIKLLKAPKPTMSFYDFEEYERLVEAASKLDWRIQAMVLLGGDAGLRSGEILALEWTDVDLRRGQLHIRHSEWQGHVTVPKGGRDRRVPMTKRLAALLAANRHLKGPRVLYRDNGQPATRAAVSRWMAKAQKRAGLPVTRALHVLRHTFCSRLAMRGAPAKAIQELAGHENLSTTQRYMHLSPAAKDAAISLLDEAASRISGDILETEIALKEKPRG
- the fadJ gene encoding fatty acid oxidation complex subunit alpha FadJ, whose protein sequence is MAIQLEELEVKHGFSYQVDDGVAVFTFDLPDSAVNTLSPETGLAFDALLTRAEQAPEVKAVVFISGKKDNFVAGAKIDFLQKIKTAEEAATVARNAQKGFDRLDAFPKPVVAAIHGSCLGGGLEWALACDYRLITDSPKTVLGLPEVQLGLLPGGGGTQRLPALIGVQAALDLILTGKHVKPSKAKRLGLVDEVVPVSLLRSLALRRARELAAGTLKVERAHGQGLKAVAAQSKKGLAGFFKGLANKEMWTEVALEDNPLGRKLLFDQARKQLLKKTRGHYPAQEKALKAVRVGVVSGRQAGLETEARLFGELVVSDVSQRLVELFFATTALKKENGTANPQVKAREVKKVGVLGGGLMGGGIAYVSSALQGVPVRVKDKDDLGAGRALKQVQSILDERVKKRSLTGREATAKMALVSAGTDYSGFKTVDLIIEAVFEDLKLKQRVLAETEAVTHDGCIFASNTSSLPITELAKASRRPELVIGMHYFSPVNKMPLLEIITHPGTAEWVTATCVEVGRKQGKTVIVVNDGVGFYTSRILAPYMNEAAYLLAEGADIAELDKALVDFGFPVGPITLLDEVGIDVAHKVGPIMEAAFGKRLAAPKTLDKVIEDGRLGRKNKKGFYTYDGKKKEVDLSVYALLPTGQDRKAIDRAEMAERCVLQMVNEAVRCLGEGILRSPRDGDVGAIFGLGFPPFRGGPFRYADSLTPAALLQRLEHYHDKFGERFAPAPLLVETVKAGKTFHAR
- a CDS encoding isoamylase; this encodes MSWTLGARYDSTKSNISFQVYSKNATRIELYIYKTAYGASEHSKYVMTKNATTSVWSTTVSVSALGAGTVYYGYRAWGPNWPYSTPWTKGSSTGFLSDVDANGNRFNPNKVLLDPYALEISHDPSNAQSTDGTVFASGPLYRHIDSGPRAPKGVVLAGDSQSIGTRPTRALKDDVIYEVHVRGLTRNDPAITAAYRGTYKGAALKAPALAALGVTAVEFLPLQETENDANDNVASTAGDNYWGYMTLNYFAPDRRYAYDKSAGGPTREFKEMVKAFHDNGIKVFVDVVYNHTGEGGAWKAGDASTYNVLSFRGLDNATYYSLTGDKQFNWDNTGVGGNYNTFNAKAQDLIVHSLAYWKDTLGVDGFRFDLASVLGNTQEHGGFNYQRDHTGTALNRILRDLSPRPGTGGVGTDFIAEPWAIGGNSYQVGNFPNGWAEWNGIYRDTFRKDQNQMGVETITPGQLATRFTGSADLYGEGNGDTRKPYHSINFMVAHDGLTLNDLYTCNSKNNNQPWPYGPSDGGEDNNHSWDQGGIAADQRKAARNGMAFLMLSAGVPMFNGGDEFLRTQACNNNVYNLDSDKNWLNYSLSADQAKFKTFTERLIAFRKAHPALRPASFYVGNDTNGNVMEQHRWFKPDGYVPDASYFDSGGNHAIAFRIDGTEFGDSASALYVAYNGWSGSVNFNLPWPGNGKSWYRVADTCPWAEASGVSAVAPGSEVQLGGEGYAYGLCGRGLLLLIAK
- a CDS encoding helix-turn-helix domain-containing protein, producing the protein MSSVDAGLCDLIRALVREELAALHGDPTLRERVQAGSSSSSPSEGQPPLDKAVYTAEEVARLLGCSPKAVYAKVSRGQLPGAFRLGRSLRFRGSELLPFILEGRAPSPRRAR